GGATACTTCATAGGAAAAATCTACATGGCCCGGGGTATCGATAAGGTTTAACTCAAACTCTTCGCCACCCTTGCTCTTGTAAGGCAGGTTAAAGGTCTGGCTCTTAATGGTGATACCGCGTTCACGTTCAATATCCATGTTATCGAGTATCTGGTCGCGGAACTGCCGCTCATCCACAAGGTTTGTGTGCTGGATCAGACGGTCGGCGAGCGTTGATTTCCCGTGGTCTATGTGAGCAATAATGCTGAAA
This window of the Pseudomonadota bacterium genome carries:
- a CDS encoding GTP-binding protein, with protein sequence MKRIRNFSIIAHIDHGKSTLADRLIQHTNLVDERQFRDQILDNMDIERERGITIKSQTFNLPYKSKGGEEFELNLIDTPGHVDFSYEVSRALASCEGVLLLVDASQGVEAQTLANLYAAMEHNLVIIPVINKIDLPSADINRVKEEIEHEL